In one window of Arachis ipaensis cultivar K30076 chromosome B06, Araip1.1, whole genome shotgun sequence DNA:
- the LOC107647371 gene encoding uncharacterized protein LOC107647371: MATRARGRACSRESRDEQPADNHAEFMVAMANLVNTMEANAAATLQAFVEHVVYQLVGEAQQWWQGERRLLHQQNMNITWALLAFYKKYFESIKEARELDFLQLKQGFMTIDEYNSKFGELYKFSRISQGAPESYEGWKCVKYEVGLKEDIRRVVAPLKIRRFSELVDNARVVEEYAKTVASSRDTHGGNTSTEHTDYPGPRG, from the exons ATGGCTACTCGCGCACGAGGTCGAGCATGTTCACGAGAGAGTAGGGATGAGCAACCGGCtgataaccatgccgagttcatggTGGCGATGGCGAATCTGGTGAACACCATGGAGGcgaatgctgctgcgactctgcagGCT TTCGTGGAGCATGTGGTTTATCAACTAGTGGGAGAAGCTCAGCAATGGTGGCAAGGAGAGCGCCGACTACTACACCAACAGAACATGAACATTACCTGGGCGTTATTAGCTTTTTACAAGAAGTACTTTGAGTCAATAAAGGAGGCCAGAGAGTTGGATTTCTTACAGTTGAAGCAAGGGTTCATGACTATAGATGAATACAATAGTAAGTTTGGGGAACTTTATAAGTTCTCAAGAATAAGTCAAGGTGCCCCTGAGTCTTATGAAGGCTGGAAATGCGTCAAATACGAAGTAGGGCTAAAAGAAGATATCAGGCGTGTTGTGGCTCCATTGAAGATTAGGAGATTCTCTGAATTGGTGGACAATGCGAGGGTTGTTGAAGAATACGCAAAGACGGTAGCCTCGTCAAGGGACACTCATGGAGGAAACACTAGTACAGAACACACTGATTACCCCGGACCAAGGGGATAG